One window from the genome of Salvia miltiorrhiza cultivar Shanhuang (shh) chromosome 7, IMPLAD_Smil_shh, whole genome shotgun sequence encodes:
- the LOC130994261 gene encoding uncharacterized protein LOC130994261, protein MTKQNMESQSATIKRLETTVGQLSGTLNQMQQQQQPVKLHGQGLQPHQAQAVTVLQSGKKVDNKVETPTDELPKETREEEMVKELPPPREEEQQGEPSVTLHKATKPYRPPIPYPGRLRNEKQDQQFTDFYNMLAKVNVNLPLLDVIRNVPAYVKFFKELASKKRKFIDNEKILVSEVANSIMQQPLPPKQRDPDRSVRYPRGVIEDVLVRVGGLIVPVDFVVLEIGEVHENGKEHTLLLGRPFMATTNTLIDVKNGTIKMTMLGESVSFSVHHTRALPSSSFTNECSYIDAIDGLTEMVYVQEQEIVEVFAGSADMEEFAREAEERERE, encoded by the exons atgaccaaacagaacatggaatCACAGTCTGCTACAATCAAGCGTCTTGAGACAACCGTTGGACAACTCTCAGGGACCTTGAACCAGATgcaacagcagcaacagccAGTGAAACTCCATGGACAAGGATTgcaacctcatcaagctcaaGCTGTTACAGTCTTACAGAGTGGGAAGAAAGTGGACAACAAAGTGGAGACCCCCACTGACGAGCTCCCTAAAGAAACTCGTGAGGAGGAGATGGTGAAAGAATTACCCCCACCGAGAGAAGAAGAGCAGCAAGGAGAGCCCTCAGTGACGCTTCACAAGGCCACCAAGCCCTACAGACCACCGATTCCGTACCCAGGTCGGTTGAGGAACGAGAAGCAAGATCAACAATtcaccgacttctacaacatgttggcaaaGGTGAATGTCAACTTACCACTTCTGGACGTGATCAGAAATGTACCGGCCTATGTGAAGTTCTTTAAGGAGCTAGCATCCAAGAAGAGGAAGTTTATTGACAATGAGAAGATTCTTGTGTCCGAGGTTGCCAATTCCATCATGCAACAACCCTTGCCACCCAAGCAacgagatccag ATAGATCTGTTAGGTATCCTCGCGGGGTCATTGAGGATGTTCTAGTTAGAGTGGGAGGTTTGATCGTGCCTGTCGATTTTGTTGTGCTTGAGATAGGAGAAGTTCATGAGAATGGCAAGGAGCATACTTTACTGCTAGGAAGACCATTCATGGccaccactaacacgttgattgatgtgaaAAATGGAACAATAAAAATGACCATGTTAGGAGAGTCCGTGTCTTTTTCTGTGCATCATACTCGCGCTTTGCCATCATCTTCATTTACTAATGAATGCTcttatatagatgctattgatGGCCTCACCGAGATGGTTTATGTGCAGGAACAAGAGATAGTGGAGGTCTTTGCAGGATCGGCGGATATGGAGGAGTTTGCTCGGGAAgccgaggaaagagagagagaatga